TTCAAAGTCTGAGTTGAGTGAGACTCAACTATCTTGAAATTGCATCAACAAGAAAACACAGGGGGTCATCGTGCATAATTTGTACCAACCAACCTTGGCTGAGAGGGTGCTCAGCCAAGTATCAGAAATTGCCGTCGCGGAATCGATTTGTCGTTTTTGCTTAGCCCATTACTGCCGTTTATCGTCGAGGCGCAATTTGCCAGTAAAGCTGCCTTCAGTGGCGCCAACTGGGTAGGGCACAAGAATCTGACGCTTGTGATTCACCAGCAGGACCGGCTGTTTGATCACATTCATTTCGTTGGCGGTAAATACTTTGGCGGGTATGCCACCGTTGAGTTCTAGTTGTGAGTCGAGTAAGATTGCCCGTGACGTACCGCGATTATGTAAGGTAACGGCCAGCATGCGTTTTGCACCTTGCATTTTGGCTTCCATCTTTTCCACCACCACATCCGCCTTGGCTTGGAATGGTCGAATGTAGAGTGATCCTTCGTAGCGCATTGCCAATTTGACACCCGCTGAGACTTGCGTACCAGTGGCTTGAATCTTTTTTGGTTCAAGATTAATCGGGAGTTGGGCGGCAATTAAGCGATATGCCAGTTCCTGCTCGGGTTTGGGATTGCCCAGCCATGTGACTCGTACAGTTTGGGATTCACCGGGTTTAAGCAAAATTTGGGGTGGATAAATCATAAAATCATCATCCGCAGGTGTGAGCGTTTCCTTGCCCTGCAAATTCATGCTGCGTTTGGCCGTATTTACTTCAACTGCTAATAGGGCCTTGGTGGTGTTATGAATTTCATAGGATTGTGTCGATTCCGTCCCAGTTGGACGAAATACGCGGGAGATCGGTTTTAGTCTAAATGCTTGGGCATGACTACCCGAGCCGAGAATCAAGCCTGATCCAAGGAGCAGACCGATGGCCAAACGCATGAATGGAAAACGTTGCATAGCGCTAATTGCAATGAAGAGTTTAAGGATTGTCGGCGACCGAAAGCTGGATCGTTAGGTTGTAATTACCGGGATCTTGCAGTGCTGCGGGTGTGTATTTAATGTAGAGATCAAGGTTGTCAGTACCAGCGCCACTGGTCGCAAAAGTGTACGTACTACTGGAATCGGTGACGAATGCCGATGCATTGGGTATGGCTGCCCCATTGGCTACGGCGAGAAACTGGAGCGCGATTGGTGCACCATCGGTTTTGGTTAGACTGCCTGGCAGGATGCTCAAAGTCAGACCATTGGGATCGACCGTGCTAACTTGTACGTCAGCCGCTTTTTGAATGACTGGCGAACCACCGCTATCACCGAGGGGTAATGCTGTGGCACCCGGTGCGGCACTGGCTGTAATGTTAGGAACGGCAAGCACTGGGGCGGTGCAAAATATGATGCTGCCGAGGAAAAATCCACTGCAAAGTAATGGTCGATATCGTCGTTTTTCAAACATTCATACCACCTCCACCAGCGTGCCTGCCGATCGTGTTAATTGTCCAAGGCTGAATAGCTTTCCCGGTGAATTGGATTCGGTGTAATTTCCACTGAATTAGTTATCGGGAAAGCTATGTATCCTAAGTTCGCTCAGTTTAATCTAGCCGTTGTCTACAACGGTGACGCTGACAGTGCCAGTATAGGCACCCGGATCTTGCAATGCTGCCGGTGTGAAGGCAATATATAAATCGCGCTCACCTTCAGCCGCCCCAAGCGCATTTCCGCCAGCTGTGGCATAGGTGTCGCCACCATCACTAAAGTCACCACTTGCAGGGGCTGCAGCGTCTCGTGCAACGATTTCAACATCGTAGGCGATTGTTTGACCATCACCATTTGTCATATCGCCATCAGTAGCCGTCAAAGTCAGACCAGTACTGTTATTTGTTTCCATGGACAGCTCAGCAATTTTTGCGATTGTTTCTGCGCCCTGAGTCATGGTCAATGTAGTGGCGCCAGCTTCAGCCACAACGTCGATATTTAGTGTTGCTGCAACAGTGCCACCAACAGTAATATCTTCAGTCGTGGTCGCGAATGCGGTGGAAGGAAGCGTAACGGCACCGGCAACCAGGCTAACGGTCATTAATACACGGGAGAACAATTTGGAGTTCATATTTCTGTTGTCTGAGACGTTGTTAGTGAGTGTAAGAGAGCAAATGGTTGTCTCTCTCTGAAATTAGTTTTGACGGCAAATCATATTTAAAGACTGCTAAACTTGCGGATTTTAAAAATTAAAACACTTTAAATTGATTGAATATGGTTGGTTATACGGAGTCAATTGTCTCTACTTATTCATTTTCCTAAGTATTTCTGACTTTTCTCAATTTCTTTACATTTCCCGCATACGAAATTATCGAAATCACGGCATTTTTTATTTCTGAAAGACTTTGATTGCAGGCAATGTTGAATTTCCGGATAACTTATATAGATTGATGTGCTTCTACGTAGAAGGCGATCTTTGTACGCAACTTAAGCGATGTTGATGCCGGGTTTTGGTTGTCATGTTGGCTGTATATGTTGAAGTTATACAGTTTTTCTTGAATCCGCAAACTTGATCAATAAACTGTTTGCCTCAAATTGAATATATCCCTTTTGATTGGCTTGAAGTTGACATGAAAATACTTGCGGTATTTGCGATCGCACTCTTTGTAGTACGACTGATTTCTCCGATAGTAAAGCAGTTAGGTCTAAAGTTTGGTTTTGTTGACCAGCCCGATGCACGGAAGTTGCACAATCAACCAATGGTGCGGATGGGTGGTGTTGGCATTGGCGTTGGGGCAGGCATTGCCGGTGTGATTGGTATTTGGTGGCAGGCCGATACGATTACCTTGCATCATAGCTGGCTAACGATTATGGCCATGTTCGTTGCAGGGATGGGATTCTTTGCGATCGGGTTGGCCGACGATCGTTGGAGTTTATCCCCCAAGTTACGGTTAGGATTGCAGGCTGTTGTCACTTGTCTGGCTTGGGCCTTAGGTTTGCAAATGCATAATTTACCCATACCGGGTGTTGGCACAGTGGCCTTGGGGTATTGGAGTTTGCCGGTAACGTTTCTTTGGTTAGCCGGTGTTACGAATGCCTTGAATTGGTTGGACGGCTTAGATGGCTTAGCCGCTGGCGTAACGGGTATTGCGGCATTAACCTTCGCGGCGATTGGCTGGCAACAACAGGATGTTGTCAGCATTTTGCTGTCTTTATCCTTGGCCGGTGCGAGCTTTGGTTTCCTCCGCTATAATGCTTTCCCCGCCCAGATGTATATGGGCGATGGTGGTTCTTATTTTATCGGTGGGATGTTGGCCGGGCTCGGGATTCTCTGTACTGGCAATAGCGATAGTTTCAGCTTGACCGCCTTGCCCTATGTGGTTTTGGCCTTGCCCATTTTGGATATGGTACTGGTGATTGGTTCCCGCGTGTTCGGTGGTAAGTCCCCCTTCTTTCCTGACCAACGCCATATTCACCATCGCTTGTTGCGATTGCATCTAACGAAGCAGGCTAGTGTCGTCTTCATCTATATTCTGGCGCTGTGGGCCGCGGTGACGGCTAACTGGCTGTTGTATACACCTTGGGCCTGGAGCAATGTTGTGCTGTTGGCGTTGTTGTTGACCTTCGTTAATCGGGCAGGTCTGCAGACGGCCAGTACTCAATTAGGTCCAGTTGGCCCGGCGATGCCAGCCGAAGCCTAAATTCATCTCCTGTCGTCCAGTCGTTGTGTTGCTTGTTGGTTCGTTATCCATTTGCGTTTCTCCGTTCCCTCATGACTTATTCTTCTCTGCCGAACGTTCACCTGTGGTCGCCTGGTTTATTTGATTTCAAAGGTGGCATTCAAGTTTTCTCGCAGTTCTTCTTGGAGGCACTGCAGGCACTATATCCACCGATCGAACAGCAAGTCTTTTCGATGCACGATCGACCAAACCCCCAGCCGCCGTTAGCCTCATCGAGCACCACATTTCACTACTGCGGCCAGTTGCCGCAGCGATGGCGGACACCAGCGTTTGCGGCCCAGGTGATGGCCCATGGATTACTGCGTCAGCCAGATTTGGTGATCACAACACATCTCAACTTTACGGTGGCGGCGGCCCAGTTAAAGCGGCTGACCAATACCCCTTACTGGACGATTGCCCACGGTTTTGAAGCTTGGGATATTCAGCGACCTAAGGTGCTTGAGGCCTTAGCGGGGGCGGATCGAATTCTGGCTGTTAGTAGCTATACCCGTGATCGGTTAATTGAGCATCCGCAGATTAATCCCGATCGAATCGAGCTGTTTCCGAATACCTTTAATATCGAACAATTCCAGATTGCGGCGAAGCCAGAATATTTGCTCAAGCGACATCAGCTACGGGCAGATCAACCCGTTATCCTGACAGTGAATCGGTTAGAGGCCGGCGAAGATTTCCATAGTTATGATCAAGTGCTGGCGGCATTACCCCAAATCCGTCAAACGTTACCGGATGTCCACTATGTGATTGTCGGAAAG
The DNA window shown above is from Romeriopsis navalis LEGE 11480 and carries:
- a CDS encoding fimbria/pilus periplasmic chaperone — translated: MQRFPFMRLAIGLLLGSGLILGSGSHAQAFRLKPISRVFRPTGTESTQSYEIHNTTKALLAVEVNTAKRSMNLQGKETLTPADDDFMIYPPQILLKPGESQTVRVTWLGNPKPEQELAYRLIAAQLPINLEPKKIQATGTQVSAGVKLAMRYEGSLYIRPFQAKADVVVEKMEAKMQGAKRMLAVTLHNRGTSRAILLDSQLELNGGIPAKVFTANEMNVIKQPVLLVNHKRQILVPYPVGATEGSFTGKLRLDDKRQ
- a CDS encoding glycosyltransferase family 4 protein; protein product: MKILAVFAIALFVVRLISPIVKQLGLKFGFVDQPDARKLHNQPMVRMGGVGIGVGAGIAGVIGIWWQADTITLHHSWLTIMAMFVAGMGFFAIGLADDRWSLSPKLRLGLQAVVTCLAWALGLQMHNLPIPGVGTVALGYWSLPVTFLWLAGVTNALNWLDGLDGLAAGVTGIAALTFAAIGWQQQDVVSILLSLSLAGASFGFLRYNAFPAQMYMGDGGSYFIGGMLAGLGILCTGNSDSFSLTALPYVVLALPILDMVLVIGSRVFGGKSPFFPDQRHIHHRLLRLHLTKQASVVFIYILALWAAVTANWLLYTPWAWSNVVLLALLLTFVNRAGLQTASTQLGPVGPAMPAEA
- a CDS encoding glycosyltransferase, yielding MTYSSLPNVHLWSPGLFDFKGGIQVFSQFFLEALQALYPPIEQQVFSMHDRPNPQPPLASSSTTFHYCGQLPQRWRTPAFAAQVMAHGLLRQPDLVITTHLNFTVAAAQLKRLTNTPYWTIAHGFEAWDIQRPKVLEALAGADRILAVSSYTRDRLIEHPQINPDRIELFPNTFNIEQFQIAAKPEYLLKRHQLRADQPVILTVNRLEAGEDFHSYDQVLAALPQIRQTLPDVHYVIVGKGGDRPRLEQLIRDRQLEDCVTLAGFIPDDELVNYYNLCDVFAMPSTLEGFGIVYLEALACGKPVIAGLDGGLDALDHGQLGANVDPMDIATLATTVTQILTQQYANPLLFDPAGLRQAVIQRFGTAAFHARLNALFQTAPLASQSAAHKFATSY